In one window of Aphidius gifuensis isolate YNYX2018 linkage group LG4, ASM1490517v1, whole genome shotgun sequence DNA:
- the LOC122855237 gene encoding uncharacterized protein LOC122855237, translating to MKEIVTNQHVNVTNNFSNNNGNPSTNNVTNGNNQRKYAVISKEWVSTIGEELGMDRLPDSLLKRLAEDASYRLREVLHKCTTRLKHSKRKRLTSNDVNAVLTNLCDVDPIFGLSNQMPAYHNEAKVFVPHENSIDLALRSTSTLNITQCGAPFIQETEICNTKLNETRQNYAKKALKTLFNGSQKTFQVLLNDCATNAQLGGEGVIDTLLSIARSTVISNNAQYTRVTTRTCQLIISIASNSEAVYPYHLNSAQKLTELLLEILLGHSFINPNVEALFKTCALKLMLRWPSVADKFVPMLEGVFDETIKSENSNNDKRKLRAIELLAEVQPLLFYQKKPDSLLSFNNILNNAQQGTKLWQQIANSVCALVKSKRHTIDFGLLIDHFGDSILPYLTVDDDYDSKKNSKPIVLPIIVRSKIKYASITSNGNRERQVGFPDSSLRGPRREIRFAFAGGRPVAQNNLRRVSLRASYQILRSDMRATTALIASKRLLILRDKKKNFNGLYNLAHVNL from the exons atgaaagaaataGTTACAAATCAACATGTCAATGTgactaataatttttcaaacaacaATGGTAATCCAAGTACAAATAATGTTACAAATGGTAATAATCAACGTAAATATGCTGTTATTAGTAAAGAATGGGTATCAACAATTGGTGAAGAATTAGGAATGGATCGTCTTCCAGattctttattaaaaagaCTCGCTGAAGATGCATCATATCGTCTACGAGAAGTATTACat aAATGTACGACAAGATTAAAACACAGTAAAAGAAAACGTTTAACTTCAAATGATGTTAATGCAGTACTTACAAATCTTTGTGATGTTGATCCAATATTTGGTTTATCAAATCAAATGCCAGCTTATCATAATGAAGCTAAAGTATTTGTACcacatgaaaattcaattgatcTTGCATTAAGATCAACAAGTACATTAAATATAACACAATGTGGTGCACCATTTATACAAGAAACTGAAATAtgtaatacaaaattaaatgaaacacGTCAAAATTATGCTAAAAAAGCActtaaaactttatttaatggatcacaaaaaacatttcaagttttattaaatgattgtGCAACAAATGCACAATTAGGTGGTGAAGGTGTTATTGATACTCTATTATCAATTGCAAGATCTActgttatttcaaataatgcACAATACACCAGAGTTACAACAAGAACATGTCAactaattatttcaattgccAGTAATAGTGAAGCTGTTTATCcttatcatttaaattca gcACAAAAATTAACTGAATTATTGTTAGAAATTTTACTCGGACATAGTTTTATAAATCCAAATGTTGAggcattatttaaaacttgtgCTCTTAAATTAATGTTAAGATGGCCTTCAGTTGCTGATAAATTTGTACCAATGCTTGAAGGTGTATTTGATGAAACTATTAAAtctgaaaattcaaataatgataaaagaaaattacgaGCAATTGAATTACTTGCTGAAGTACagccattattattttatcaaaaaaaaccagattcattattgtcatttaataatattttaaataatgcacAACAAGGAACAAAATTATGGCAACAAATTGCT AATTCTGTGTGTGCTCTTGTTAAATCAAAACGACATACAATTGATTTTGGGTTGTTGATTGATCATTTTGGTGATTCAATATTGCCATATTTaactgttgatgatgattatgatagtaaaaaaaatagtaaaccAATAGTGCTTCCAATTATTGTAagaagtaaaattaaatatgcaaGTATTACATCAAATGGTAATAGAGAACGACAAGTTGGATTTCCAGATTCATCATTACGTGGACCAAGACGTGAAATtag ATTTGCATTTGCTGGTGGAAGACCAGTTGCTCAAAATAATCTTCGACGTGTTAGTTTACGTGCAAGTTACCAAATACTCAGAAGTGATATGAGAGCAACAACAGCTCTTATTGCATCAAAACGTCTTCTCATAttgagagataaaaaaaaaaattttaatggacTTTACAATTTAGCTCATGttaatctttaa
- the LOC122855238 gene encoding acylglycerol kinase, mitochondrial-like, with translation MSRIVGFFKVIRNNWKKSVVGAGVLSYGVSHGLETYQTNLLMRSYCEEAVKFGDEALPAHQRPRHITVILNPTSNKKKSKKLFEKYCEPLLHLAGIAVTIIQTEQEGQARGIIEKLNTQTDAIIVAGGDGTLSDVVTGLMRKYNGNSAYTKQCPIGILPLGEINRTANHLFNKKYDNLSLVHQLADATMATIKGSTKYIDVVELESLENPDPENPIKPIYAVGQIEWGAWRDANAQKDKYWYLGSLRRYATFVFCGLKNNLNWSIDGTLKYTDPCSGCSRCYQDIRNQQNITSSKKWWHVFIPRKTGYYDENKIDYSKIINNKCGEYKEMPISSTELSLISSNLSDNSNDTQSSVKIYLGPEHVTYMDFVKEGWRRIKGEKNLVIKTLEAKDIELFPNANLKQQGQQQYFSIDNEEYEVKPVKLRLFSNAVKIFV, from the exons atgtcacgaatcgttggtttttttaaagtaattagaaataattggaaaaaatcaGTTGTTGGTGCTGGTGTATTATCTTATGGTGTTTCACATGGACTAGAAACTTAtca aactaatttattaatgagaTCATATTGTGAAGAAGCTGTTAAATTTGGTGATGAAGCATTACCAGCACATCAACGTCCACGACATATTACTGTCATTTTAAATCCAACATCtaacaaaaa aaaatcTAAAAagctatttgaaaaatattgtgaaCCACTTTTACATCTTGCTGGAATTGCTGTAACAATAATACAAACTGAACAAGAAGGACAAGCACGtggaataattgaaaaattaaatacacaaaCTGATGCAATTATTGTTGCTGGTGGTGATGGTACATTGTCAGATGTTGTAACTGGTCTTATGAGAAAATACAATGGAAATTCAGCATATACAAAACAATGTCCAATTGGAATTTTACCACTTGGTGAAATAAATAGAACAgcaaatcatttatttaataaaaaatatgataatttatcactAGTTCATCAATTAGCTGATGCAACAATGGCTACAATAAAAGGATCAACtaaatatattgatgttgTTGAGCTTGAATCACTTGag aaTCCAGATCCAGAAAATCCTATAAAACCTATATATGCAGTTGGACAAATTGAATGGGGTGCTTGGAGAGATGCAAATGCTCAAAAAGATAAATACTGGTATTTAGGATCACTTCGAAg atatgcaacatttgtattttgtggattaaaaaataatttaaattggaGTATTGATGGTACACTTAAATATACTGATCCATGTAGTGGATGTTCTCGTTGTTATCAAGATATTagaaatcaacaaaatataacatCTTCTAAAAAATGGTGGCATGTATTTATACCTAGAAAAACTGGttattatgatgaaaataaaattgattatagtaaaataataaataataaatgtggtgaatataaagaaatgccaatttcatcaacagaattatctttaatatcaagtaatttatctgataattcaaatgataCACAATCAtcagttaaaatatatttag GCCCTGAGCATGTGACTTATATGGATTTTGTAAAAGAAGGCTGGAGACGAATAAAAGGTGAAAAAAATCTAGTTATTAAAACTTTAGAAGCCAAAGATATCGAACTTTTTCCAAACGCTAATTTG aaACAACAAGGACAACAAcagtatttttcaattgataatgaaGAGTATGAAGTTAAACCAGTTAAATTgagattattttcaaatgctGTAAagatttttgtataa
- the LOC122855239 gene encoding intraflagellar transport protein 57 homolog translates to MFREAPKIIIDDVQAPSASFTVNILMEDLMEKLKILDYDNDFVQELKMKPINRHYFLVPKNPGEQFFCFTSLAAWLIRKSGKKFEQPQESDDPNSTISSILDYLRSSGTLIEFPPNKLKQGVGEHAIYVLDCLADQAIKASNFKWQKPEITVNDSNEESEIEDDDAELVLEKVEEEMMANYDNDDDDNIIHIDDIIKNHSDFVDNIQKADNILESQTDAEEWKIELERVIPQLKVTIKTDSRDWRAHIEQMKQHQGNISKDFDNTKNQLEKLHNDIDITLEKIHAREIYLNKQLEPSLIEYRSLQEELSKVREKYRDVSGGVTERTRTLNKLTEELEQIKKEMDERGSSMTDGTPLINIKKNITKIKSEISDMSVRIGVLEYSLMCARIRDRTQLQEDMNNTNLIK, encoded by the exons atGTTTCGTGAAGCTCCAAAAATCATAATTGATGATGTACAAGCTCCTTCTGCATCATTTACTGTTAATATATTGATGGAAGATCTTATGGAAAAACTTAAAATCCTAGACTATGACAATGATTTTGTTCAAGAACTTAAAATGAAACCCATTAACAG acattattttcttgttcCAAAGAATCCTggtgaacaatttttttgttttacatcaTTGGCTGCTTGGTTAATTAGAAAATctggtaaaaaatttgaacaacCACAAGAATCAGATGAtccaaattcaacaatatcatcaatattagaTTATCTAAGAAGTTCTGGTACATTAATTGAATTtccaccaaataaattaaaacaaggtGTTGGAGAACATGCAATTTATGTACTTGATTGTCTTGCTGATCAAGCAATAAAAgcatcaaattttaaatggcaaaa accAGAAATAACAGTTAATGATTCAAATGAAGAATCAGAaattgaagatgatgatgctgaGTTAGTATTGGAAAAAGTTGAAGAAGAAATGATGGctaattatgataatgatgatgatgataatatcatACACATTGatgacattattaaaaatcacagTGACTTTgtg gataatattcaaaaagctGATAATATATTAGAATCACAAACAGATGCTGAAGAATGGAAAATTGAATTAGAACGTGTTATTCCTCAGTTAAAAGTTACCATTAAAAcag ATTCTAGAGATTGGCGAGCTCATATAGAACAAATGAAACAACATCAAGGAAATATATCAAAAGattttgataatacaaaaaatcaattggAAAAACTTcataatgatattgatattacattagaaaaaatacatgcacgtgaaatttatttgaataaacaaCTTGAGCCATCGTTAATTGAATATAGAAGTCTTCAAGAAGAATTATCAAAAGTTCGTGAAAAATATAGAGATGTATCTGGTGGTGTTACTGAACGTACAAGAacacttaataaattaactgaaGAATtagaacaaattaaaaaagaaatggaTGAACGTGGTTCCAGTATGACTGATGGAa cACCacttataaatatcaaaaaaaatataacaaaaattaaatcagaAATTTCAGATATGAGTGTTAGAATTGGAGTTTTAGAATATAGTTTAATGTGTGCAAGAATTCGTGATAGAACTCAACTACAAGAAGATATGAATAacacaaatttaataaaataa
- the LOC122855240 gene encoding speckle-type POZ protein-like, which yields MSILGGPQDSVKLIMSKQDYVSGMETCEFQYDWTIKNFVQLWTVGKITSPSFSSKYSNFHDQWIVKLHPDFDNWQDSKYMSVDLQLQTLKNISELSTHCSISINKRNESDHKFVFTKCPETTSWPNYIQTSNLLDSSSRYLQNDELKICITISMSKKKINIDDTKIASSRLTTDLKKILLNEQLSDVTIKVGQRSFRAIKGILGARSPVFAAMFNHEEFKENEKNEVVIEDIEENVFEEFLHYIYTDESPNVDKMPMELLVVAEKYQMDCLKNICEEVICKTINVDNAASMLVCSDRYQLKKLKEKCLEFMKTNLRAVMSNETFQVYKKQYPEVFICVLDLFMP from the coding sequence ATGTCGATACTTGGTGGACCTCAGGATTCTGTTAAACTTATAATGTCAAAACAAGACTATGTAAGTGGTATGGAAACATGTGAATTCCAATATGACtggacaattaaaaattttgtccaACTTTGGACTGTTGGTAAAATCACATCACCAAGTTTTTCCTCAAAGTACTCAAACTTTCATGATCAATGGATTGTAAAGCTGCATCCAGATTTTGACAATTGGCAAGATTCTAAGTACATGTCAGTTGATCTTCAACTTCaaacgttaaaaaatatatctgaaCTATCAACACACTGCAGCATATCGATTAATAAAAGGAATGAATCAGATCATAAATTCGTTTTTACGAAATGTCCAGAAACAACTTCATGGCctaattatattcaaacatCTAACTTGTTAGATTCGAGTTCTagatatttacaaaatgatgaacttaaaatttgtataacaatatcaatgtcaaaaaaaaaaataaatattgatgatacaaAAATTGCATCATCACGATTAACAAcggacttgaaaaaaattttgttaaatgaaCAATTAAGTGATGTTACGATTAAAGTGGGTCAAAGATCATTTCGTGCAATCAAAGGAATTCTTGGAGCACGTAGTCCTGTTTTTGCTGCAATGTTTAATCATGAAGaattcaaagaaaatgaaaaaaatgaagttgtcattgaagatattgaagaaaatgtttttgaagaatttttacattatatttatactgatGAATCAccaaatgttgataaaatgcCAATGGAACTACTTGTTGTTGCTGAAAAATATCAGATGGattgtcttaaaaatatttgtgaagaAGTAATTTGTAAAACGATAAATGTTGATAATGCTGCAAGTATGCTTGTTTGTTCTGATAGATatcaacttaaaaaattaaaagaaaaatgtttagAATTTATGAAAACAAATTTACGAGCTGTGATGTCAAATGAAACATTTCAagtttacaaaaaacaatatccTGAAGTGTTTATATGCGTTCTTGATTTGTTTATGccataa
- the LOC122855242 gene encoding protein PFC0760c-like — protein METSADYTYNDILNDERYKKLERHLKKIVMRNSEIPDQRKIDTPDYDMCLSSIHGDQMDTSYAGSSSISHKLGSEVIASSSNIKNFQQKRLKNNYPSSLKTTVINQIEPSECELMPPPKSVNVLAHSSRKNSPVKSKNTISSNVNIIPQNTINVSPKKPTLPPQIEMKKPHVKNHNKSINNLEPDRIFTKWKVILNDQGQLVIKGTLECGKIAKSKPVLQRLTSNIVKSIFKNIYLLKGIIYDEKNELPEFIRGKFYNGFPDDWENVHQLWKNYNASRHLNRTFRWPTPVSDTDDDITSEITDVTEYQSAVFNNDNNKKYNDDDDDKNVTAESIIETSETIKQTSLQNDNKPMNQSKCCCCCSAKSVSPHDTSSPMNIKKNDHNNTIDNFMETLKDVNRKNSPKKSNTCLTDIIREDGLTKILENLSRENYSIEYIDKIIQMFDALKFFVSHQQSDDNGAKQNQHDDKTKQLENIKNSSFVDNDDDSKLYCIIKKSVDKQKNHYESSDSTKDSSSDDNRKDKQLNKYLQSRKLSRRVRYSMRKNIHNIQSNRNKLYHLSHQGKFIQQKKLTKDSSFTESYKNFTKSQEKKSSRYIDTDVSITEDEKKSQGDYNNSYEENRFINKQKSSSINMVKNQSSKIHYLNTCGNKNNNSSSSFIDQEFEKVCHQNNIDEIHSHSHDSNQKNIKTKQIVERHMENIKSIENNSSEMINQQKLVDKIPVILDNDKENCLKNNFSHQKKGSEEIKNMKKPAIVDVQDSPMNLKILTTKNLPVNINDKIILNKTTKNLIIAKENNNPKIQETTVKNNKDNINLSNNENKKFGSQLNPKKLNNWIPKLQKKNDGTYGLIFEGKLLNEVNHIVNRKFTTELLYKRINRILIVTIDNNYYELVGEFNNTKHQIPKSIQKYFLRGCPRIVSKICEKWITEQQITNDTNIDIKNPPKSSSGRIIYPQLSYWQGQKLSVIDNKPVYSPGHSQESSFDNSKKDNSQNSTKSRDTSSKDSSFPGQNNNDKIMKKKLSESKDKIIDTNIELNEPRRVTRLMKRRRVHDAKTKNADTSEDDETVDRKKKKISTRQMENKSVEVQKNVDVTEPIILNQSKNFNDIKITYSYKKNVPYNNDLSDDETSIINYKQKA, from the exons atggAAACTTCAGCTGAT taTACTTACAATGATATTCTGAATGATGAACGttacaaaaaattagaaagacatttgaaaaaaatagttatgaGAAATTCAGAAATACCGGATCAACGTAAAATTGATACTCCAGATTATGATATGTGTTTATCAAGTATACATGGTGATCAAATGGACACAAGTTATGCAggatcatcatcaatatctcATAAACTTGGAAGTGAAGTAATTGCCTCAAgtagtaatataaaaaattttcaacaaaaaagattaaaaaataattatccatcttcattaaaaacaacagtaattaatcaaattgaaCCAAGTGAATGTGAATTAATGCCACCACCAAAATCAGTTAATGTATTAGCTCATTCATCACGTAAAAATTCACcagtaaaatcaaaaaacacaataagctcaaatgtaaatattattccacaaaatacaataaatgtaTCACCAAAAAAACCAACTTTACCACCacaaattgaaatgaaaaagcCACATGTTAAAAATCATAAcaagtcaataaataatttagaaccAGAtagaatatttacaaaatggaAAGTAATATTAAATGACCAAGGACAATTAGTAATAAAAGGTACATTAGAATGTGGTAAAATTGCAAAAAGTAAACCAGTACTACAAAGATTAACatcaaatattgttaaaagtatatttaaaaatatatatttattaaaaggaataatatatgatgaaaaaaatgaattaccaGAATTTATACGtggtaaattttacaatggtTTTCCAGATGATTGGGAAAATGTACAtcaattatggaaaaattataatgctAGTCGTCATTTAAATCGTACATTTCGTTGGCCAACACCAGTATCTGatactgatgatgatattaCAAGTGAAATAACTGATGTTACAGAATATCAATCAgctgtatttaataatgacaataataaaaaatacaatgatgatgatgatgataaaaacgTAACAGCTGAAAGTATCATTGAAACATCAGAGACAATTAAACAAACATCtttacaaaatgataataaaccaATGAATCAGAgtaaatgttgttgttgttgttctgcAAAATCAGTTAGTCCTCATGACACATCATCaccaatgaatattaaaaaaaatgatcataataatacaattgataattttatggaAACATTAAAAGATGTTAATCGTAAAAATTCACCGAAAAAAAGTAATACTTGTCTGACTGATATTATTCGTGAAGATggattaacaaaaatattagaaaatttatcacGTGAAAATTATTCCATTgagtatattgataaaataatacaaatgtttGATGCattaaagttttttgtttCTCATCAACAGTCTGATGATAATGGTGCAAAACAAAATCAGCATGATGATAAAActaaacaattagaaaatattaaaaattcaagttttgttgataatgatgatgatagtaaattatattgtataattaaaaaatcagttgataaacaaaaaaatcattatgaaAGTTCAGATTCAACTAAGGATAGTTCATCAGATGATAATCGAAaagataaacaattaaataaatatttacaaagtcGTAAATTATCAAGAAGAGTTCGATattcaatgagaaaaaatattcataatattcagagtaatagaaataaattatatcatttatcacatcaaggtaaatttattcagcaaaaaaaattaacaaaagattCATCATTTACTGAAAGTTACAAGAATTTTACTAaaagtcaagaaaaaaaatcatcaaggtATATTGATACAGATGTTAGTATCactgaagatgaaaaaaaaagtcaaggtGATTATAACAACAGCTATGAAGAAAatagatttattaataaacaaaaatcttcatcaattaatatggtaaaaaatcaatcaagcaagatacattatttaaatacttgtggaaataaaaataacaattcaaGTTCTTCTTTTATTGATCAAGAATTTGAAAAGGTTTGTCATcagaataatattgatgaaatacATTCACATTCACATGAttctaatcaaaaaaatataaaaactaaacAAATTGTTGAACGtcatatggaaaatataaaatcaattgaaaataattcatcggaaatgattaatcaacaaaaactAGTCGATAAAATACCAGTAATTTTAgataatgataaagaaaattgtttaaaaaataatttttctcatcAAAAGAAAGGAtcagaagaaataaaaaatatgaaaaaaccaGCTATCGTTGATGTTCAAGATAGtccaatgaatttaaaaatattaacaacaaaaaatttaccagTTAATATTaacgataaaataattttaaataaaacaacaaaaaatttaataattgcaaaagaaaataataatccaaaaaTACAAGAGAcaacagtaaaaaataataaagataatataaatttatcaaataatgaaaataaaaaatttggatcACAATTAAatcctaaaaaattaaataactggataccaaaattacaaaaaaaaaatgatggtaCATATGGTTTAATATTTGagggtaaattattaaatgaagtTAATCATAttgttaatagaaaatttacaactgaattattatataaaagaataaatcgtatattaattgtaacaattgataataattattatgaacttgttggtgaatttaataatacaaaacatcaaataccaaaatcaatacaaaaatattttcttcgtGGTTGTCCACGTATTGTATCaaaaatatgtgaaaaatGGATAACAGAAcaacaaataacaaatgatacaaatattgatattaaaaatccaCCAAAATCATCAAGTGGACGTATTATTTATCCACAATTATCATACTGGCAAGGACAAAAATTAAGTGTCATTGATAATAAACCAGTTTATAGTCCAGGTCATTCACAAGaatcatcatttgataattctaaaaaagataattcacaaaattcaacaaaatccCGTGATACCAGTTCTAAAGATTCATCATTTCCtggacaaaataataatgataaaataatgaaaaaaaaattatctgaatcaaaagataaaataattgatacaaATATAGAATTAAATGAACCAAGAAGAGTTACAAGATTAATGAAAAGAAGACGTGTTCATGacgcaaaaacaaaaaatgctGATACAAGTGAAGATGATGAAAcagttgatagaaaaaaaaaaaaaatatccactagacagatggaaaataaatcagttgaagttcaaaaaaatgttgatgttACTGagccaataattttaaatcaatcgaaaaattttaatgatattaaaattacttattcatataaaaaaaatgtgccttataataatgatttatctgATGATGAGACATCCATAATTAACTACAAACAAAAAGCATAA